Proteins encoded within one genomic window of Balaenoptera musculus isolate JJ_BM4_2016_0621 chromosome 12, mBalMus1.pri.v3, whole genome shotgun sequence:
- the MFSD4B gene encoding LOW QUALITY PROTEIN: sodium-dependent glucose transporter 1 (The sequence of the model RefSeq protein was modified relative to this genomic sequence to represent the inferred CDS: deleted 1 base in 1 codon; substituted 1 base at 1 genomic stop codon): MLRWFITVLLCAAFLGLGMSVAILGPTFQDLATNVNRNISSLSLIFVGRAFGYLGGSVIGGVLFDNMNHFLLLGASMFATTIGLYLVPFCKTAVLLIVVTSIFGVSIGILDTGGNVLILAIWGDKGAPHMQALHFSFALGAFLAPLLAKLALGRMVSAENHTEADFNHSAFNQSSEADSESLLGIPDDTNLLWAYAVIGAYIFVVSLFFFALFVKKSSRQEKAKASAQRFRRAKYHNALLCLLFLFFFFYVGAEVTYGSYVFSFATSHAGMKESEAAGLNSIFWGTFAACRGMAIFFATCLQPGTMIVLSNIGSLGSSLFLVLFDKSRVCLWIATSVYGASMATTFPSGVSWIEQYTTIHGKAAAFFVVGAALGEMAIPAVIGILQGKYPDLPVVLYTCLGSSVATAVLFPVLYKLATLPISRQQKEHSKSXDQKALLSSSGLNDYEEENEEEDAEKWNEMDFEVIEMNDTMRNSVIETSRYILMEPTADVSNQSHSNALMFESSPVNMGKSPVNHLQETRTKGTKA; the protein is encoded by the exons ATGCTGCGCTGGTTCATCACCGTCCTCCTGTGTGCCGCCTTCCTGGGGCTG ggaaTGAGTGTCGCTATACTGGGACCCACGTTTCAAGATTTGGCAACAAATGTGAACCGCAATATCAGcagtctttctctgatttttgtgGGCCGTGCCTTTGGATATTTGGGTGGCTCTGTGATTGGTGGAGTTCTTTTTGACAATatgaatcattttcttcttttgg GGGCGTCAATGTTCGCTACCACAATTGGTCTTTATCTTGTTCCATTTTGTAAGACTGCGGTGTTACTGATTGTCGTCACGTCCATCTTTGGTGTTTCAATTGGCATTCTGGATACAG GTGGTAACGTCCTAATCTTGGCTATTTGGGGGGACAAAGGAGCCCCCCATATGCAGGCCTTACACTTCAGTTTTGCATTGGGTGCCTTTTTGGCTCCCCTGCTGGCTAAATTGGCATTGGGCAGGATGGTGTCTGCTGAAAACCACACAGAGGCTGACTTTAACCATTCTGCCTTCAACCAGTCATCTGAAGCTGACTCAGAATCTCTACTTGGAATACCTGACGATACGAATTTACTGTGGGCTTATGCTGTTATCGGTGCTTATATTTTtgtagtttctctcttttttttcgcTCTGTTTGTAAAGAAAAGCTCAAGGcaggaaaaagcaaaagcatCTGCTCAGAGGTTTCGAAGAGCTAAATATCacaatgcccttctttgtctcctttttctgttcttctttttttatgttggAGCCGAGGTAACATATGGCTCTTACGTTTTCTCCTTTGCAACCAGCCATGCTGGCATGAAAGAAAGTGAAGCGGCTGGGTTGAACTCCATCTTCTGGGGGACCTTTGCAGCCTGCAGGGGTATGGCAATCTTTTTTGCTACATGTTTACAACCTGGAACCATGATTGTGTTGAGCAACATTGGCAGCCTGGGTTCATCTTTATTTCTGGTGCTTTTCGACAAGAGCCGAGTTTGTCTCTGGATAGCAACTTCAGTGTATGGTGCCTCAATGGCAACCACATTTCCCAGTGGTGTGTCTTGGATTGAGCAGTACACGACCATCCATGGGAAAGCTGCAGCATTTTTTGTAGTCGGTGCTGCCCTGGGAGAAATGGCTATTCCTGCAGTAATTGGAATTCTTCAAGGAAAATACCCTGATTTGCCTGTAGTTTTGTACACCTGTTTGGGGTCATCAGTAGCCACTGCTGttttatttcctgtgctgtataaATTAGCCACCTTGCCTATCAGTCGTCAGCAAAAAGAACACAGTAAAAGCTAGGACCAGAAAGCTTTGCTCTCTAGCTCTGGGCTAAATGACTATgaggaagagaatgaagaagaagatgcagaaaaatggaatgaaatggaCTTTGAAGTGATCGAAATGAATGATACAATGAGGAATTCTGTAATAGAGACATCTAGATATATTCTGATGGAGCCCACAGCTGACGTCTCCAACCAATCCCACTCAAATGCGTTAATGTTTGAGTCCTCTCCAGTTAATATGGGCAAGTCCCCTGTGAATCAC TTGCAAGAAACCAGGACAAAAGGGACTAAGGCCTAG